The genome window TCGAACATCCGTTTCAGGATCATTTTCATCCGGTGCCCACGCAGCAAACTGAGCAGGTGGGTTTCTCCCTTACCCGGTTCGTGCCAGCGCGAGATGAGCGACGCCAGATCAGGACGGTTCGTCAGTACCCACTCGACCCGGCGTTTGAAATCGGGTAATCTCGACAGTAAGTCTTCGTCCAGAATCTCGACGGCAAACAACGGAATCAAGCCAACCATCGACCGGATCTTGAGCAATCGCGCGTTCTGATCGGGCGTGTGGAGCACATCGTAGTAGAACTGATCGACCTCATCCCACAGACTGATGTTCTGCTTGCCGAGGTTATTCATGGCCGACGCGATATGCAGGAAGTGCTCGAAAAATTTACTGGCCATGTCCTGATAAGACGGACGGGTCAGCGAAATCTCACAGGCAATCCGCAGCATGTTGAGCGTATACATGGCCATCCAGCCCGTGCCGTCTGCCTGCTCGATCCGGCCACCCATCGGCAACGGCTGCGACCGGTCAAATACACCGATGTTGTCGAGACCCAGGAAGCCACCGCCAAAAATGTTATTGCCCGATACGTCTTTCCGGTTGACCCACCACGTAAAATTCAGCAGTAGCTTGTGAAAAGCCCGCTCCAGAAAAGCCACATCGCCGACTCCGTTCAGATCGCGGTCAATTTCGTATACTTTCCAGGTGGCCCAGGCATGGACGGGAGGATTAACATCGCTGAAATTCCATTCATAGGCCGGAATCTGACCATTCGGGTGCATGTAATATTCCCGCAGAATAACGGCCAGCTGCCGCTTGGCAAAGTGCGGATCGAGTCGGGCGAGTGTCAGTGTGTGGAAGGCCAAGTCCCAGGCCGCAAACCAGGGGTATTCCCATTTGTCGGGCATTGACAGGATGTTGGCCGTGTACATATGCCGCCAGTTTTCATTACGGGCATACACCCGCCCCTGGAAAGGCACCGGCATCTTCGGGTCGCCCTTGAGCCACTCGTTGACGTTGTAATAATAGAACTGCTTGTTCCAGAGCATACCCGCGTAGGCCTGCCGCTGGATGGCGAGCAGCTCCGGATCGGTCACGTTCTTTTGCAGATCCGCAAAGAAAGCATCGGCTTCGTCGAGCCGTTTATTCCAGATCTCATCAAAATCACCGAAGGGCTGACTTAACAGCGTCTGGTCACTGAACCGAAGGCGAATGGTAACGCTACCGCCTGCCGGAACCTGCCGGACATATTGAGCCGACGCTTTTGTGCCAATCTGGTTTGGATTGATAAAGCTTTTTTTGCCCCCCGATATGATGAAGTTGTTAATGGCATCTTTCGGGTATTTTGCCACGTTCGGACGGCCATAGAGCCGATCCGTGTTGGTATCGTTGTCGCAGAACAGCAGCGCATCGGCGTCTTCGCAATAGAGCTTGTACTTGCCTAACTGCTTGTGGTTGACCTCGATCTGTTTGTTGCCAATACCGTTCAGCATCGGTCGGGCGTTGTACTGTTCATAGCCCCAGGCCCAGGTATTCCGAAACCACAGGGTAGGCAGGATCGTCAGCGGGGCTACCTCCGCCGACCGGTTATGGACCGTTATTTTGGCCAGCCAATCGTTCTGATCGCTCTTGGCGTATTCGATGAAGATGTCGAAGTATTCGTCGTTATCGAAAATGCCCGTGTCCAGCAGCTCAAATTCCGGTTCCTGACGCCCCCGACGCGATGTTTCGATTACGAGCCGGTTGTACGGAAATTCCTGCTGAGGATATTTGTAAAGCATTTTCATGTACGAATGCGTCGGCGTACTATCCAGATAATAGTACAGTTCCTTCACATCCTCGCCATGATTACCTTCGGGTCCTGACAGGCCGAAAAGCCGCTCTTTGATGATGTTGTCCTTGTGGTTCCAGAAACCAAGCGCGAAGCAGATATGTCCTTTGTTGTCAGAAATACCACCAATTCCCTCTTCGCCCCAGCGGTAAGCGCGGGAGCGGGCCATATCATGTGTGACGTAGTTCCAGGCATCACCGTACGGGCTATAATCCTCACGGACACTACCCCAGGCGCGTTCAGACAAGTAAGGACCCCACTTCTTCCAGCCTTTATTGTCGGCTCGCTCGTAAATTCGTTCGCGTTCTGCTGTTGGCATTTTATTGTACGGTAGGGTAGATAATACTATACCAATTGGTTGTATTCAAAAATAAAGCCAGACCGATGTTGTTGAGTCCGGAAAATGATAATAAAAGCTTTTATTCTTAACTCGTTGATTAGAAGCTATGTTCTGGAAGTTATCGTTGCCTATCCTTTAGACTGACAATTCGGAAACCGGTCTCTTTATTTTTTGACCGCAGCCAGCACCCGCTTGATCAATTCGTTTGGATTGCCATTGTGCCACCGCCAGACGATAACGATATCATGTTCCGGGTCTACCCAGATGGTGTTCGACCCCGCGCCGATAGCCGCAAAACTGGTAGTAGGTGCATCAGGCCAGGCTTTCTTCCCCGTTTGACTTGTTCCTGTGTTGAGCCACCAAAGGTAGCCATAGTCTGGACCAAACGGGCTTGGCGTTGTTGCCTGTTTTACCCAGGCGGGCGAAACCAGCTGACGATCTTCCCAGCGCCCCTGCCGCAGAAAAAGAAGGCCGAACCGGGCTTCGTCGCGGGCGTTGATCCACAACCCTCCGCCCCAGCGCGTGCCCCCGCTAACGGACGGCATGGATTTGCCGTCGATATCAGCAACGGCATTCGGGTAGGTCACGTACCGCCACGAGTTCGATGCGCCGATTGGGTTCATAATCTCGTCGCGCACAACATTAGGCAGCGGTTTCTTCCACAGGCGAAGCAGCGAGAGCGCCATGCGATTGATGCGAACGTCGTTGTACTCGTAGTAGGTGCCGGGTTTCTGAAGCGTACGGGGCTTGCGTTCGCCTTTCCCAAAGGCTTCCTTACCAACAAAATCACTGTTCTTACCCCACAGCGTTCCTTCCCATTCGCTGGTTTGCTGAAGGTGGTTTTCCCAGGTAATGTTCTTGTTTTGTTCCGAGTCGTAGCCACCGTCGTGGATGAGTTTAGCAACCGGGTCATGAACATCGGCAATCATACCACGCTCAACCGTGATGCCTGCTACTGTAGATAATACGCTTTTCGCCACACTATAGGTCGGATCAGGTTGTTGCGTGTCGCCCCATTCGGCCACGATATAGCCATGTCGTAACACAATGCCGTTCGTGGCCGCTCGACTGCCCGGCATCGGCCCAAGCAGTTTACCAAAGATCGCTTCCTGCGTGGAAAAATTCGGCGTCATCTGGGTTGTTTCCTGTGTTTTGGCAAACGCCACCGCCTGTTCCAGCAAAGCCGCATCCATACCCGCTTTTTCGGGAGAAAGGTGTGTCCAGTTGTTGCCTTTTGGCGGGAAATAGACGCTCGATGTCGAAGGCTGGCGATGGCAGGCCATCAACGTAACCAGCGCGAACGCGAAAAGAGGAAGTTTTCGAAAACGAGGAGAAGTCATGCGTTAGTCTGAGTGAACGCTTGCTGGTATAGCTACCAGCCGAGGGAATTAAGTCCCGAAGTTAGCCGATTTGAGGAAAATCCAGCTATTCAAGACGTGAGAACGGGAAGCTTCTTTATCAACTCCAATCCAGTCTTTGGTATCTTATTTTTTTAACGGAAGATTAACCGATAGTGTACTCCTTTTGGAGCCCGCTGCTGTTATGGATACGAACGATAAACGACACTCGATTCGGTACAGATCAGTCTTGATAGACAACGGATCGGAGTCGGTAAATGTCGTTGAGAAAGATAAAAAAGCGTAACCAAGTTATCAACCATGAGAGCGTTCAGTCAACTTGTTTCGACCAAAACCCTGCTCTTTGCAGCGGGTCTGCTGGTCGTGGGATGGCAATCCGCCAGTGCTCAAACTACAGAAACCGATCAGCAACCTGCTGTCGGTATGGATCAATCGATTGTGTCTGGTATTGCACCGTATCGCGATGATGTTCGCCGGTCTATTTTACTGGTTAGTGAACAACCGCAGGTATTGGCCAGTCTGGCACAACAGCGCGCATCAAGTCAGCAGGCCTTCACGAACCAGATCCAGTCCTACGGGCAGACCAAACAGGGCTGGTTTTATGACCTATCCCGGTATCCGGATGTGGTACACGCGCTGGCGACCTTACCAATGGGTTCCAGCGAATCGACCGTGAACCAGCTCACCAAAGCAATGCCTGCCGAGTTGCAGCAATCGGCCTGGAAAGTATACCGCCATCATTACGGTGATCTGGTGCAGGTCGATAACCTGAATCAGCAGGCACAACAGGCGTTTGATGCCCTCATTGAACCGCTGGATGTGACGACCCAGCGTGCGTTTCGTGAACTGATCGACATGCCGGATGTGTTGACGCAACTTACCGATCAGATCGACAAAACGGCGCGGCTGGGCGAAGCGTACCGGGCCAATCCGGATCAGGTTATGAACGAGTTGACGGCCCTGCACGATAGCTTAACGGTTCAGAATCAGCAGGAACTGGCCGATTACCAGAATCAGTTGAAAAACGATCCGCAGGCTACTCAGGAATTGCAGCAGGCTGGACAGGCCTATGCGAAGGCGAATGGCTACACGGGCGGTATCAATCCTAATCCGGCGTGGGTAAACAGCACGGCCTATTATCAGAATCCGTACCCATTCTGGTTTGGCTATCCCTACTGGTATACATCACCCATGTGGTATCCATCGGCGTGGTGGTACGGAACGGGTTTCTACTACGGACTTGGTGGTAATATGGTCGTCTTTGGGTTGCCTTCGTTAGGGTTTTCAAACTGGTTCTTTGGTCGGGGGAATATCGCGTATCCGCACCTGTACAACCGATTTAATACCTACTACAGTCATAACATTGGCGAACATCGAATCTGGACTGCTGGAAACGCGGGTTTTATGTCCGCTGCGCATCGGGCTTTTGGTCCCCCAACTGGAAACGCCCGGGCCAACTGGTTAACGAATGCTGGTCAATACAATCGTCCCCGGACCTGGACCAATATGAGCCGTGGCACGATCGGTGGTGGCTATCAAAACGCTAATGCGGGTAGCTATCATGCCCAAAGTTGGGGTGGTGCCCGTTCGTTCAGTGGTGGTGGCTTTGGCGGAGGAGGCTTCCACGGTGGCGGTGGTTTTCACGGTGGTGGCCGCCGGTAAGCAGGGAGCTCTGGTGTAAGTAAAATGAGCGCCAAATCTTCGGGATTTGGCGCTCGTTCGTCGGAGTAAATGTTGCTGGCGTTGATCTGAGAACGAAAACAGACATATGCCGTATCTTCAAGATACGGCATATGTCTGTTTTCGTTACCGTTCCAGCTTAAAGCCTTCATCTACTCGAACCCGTTGTGGTCGGTTGGCGATATCCCAGCCAGTCAGGTAGATCCATTTGGCGATGCGGGTCACCTTGGCCGTATTGATGCGGTCGGGTTCATCTTTGGGTGTGTGGTAATCGGGGTGGAGCAGCGTCGTAAACGCAATGGCTGGCACGTTGGCCCGCGCGTAGGGAAGGTGATCGCTCCGGAAATACCAGCCTTCCGGATGTTCAGGTTTGTCCCACAGCGTATCCAGTTTGAAATGAGCGTCGGACTGATTGACCGCCAGAGCGGCATTGACCAGATCGGTCGAGTTCCGGTGTGGTGGCTGCTGCCCCAGAATAGCCGCACTATCGGGCGCGTTACGACCAATCATCTCGGCGTTTAGCACTGCTACGATTGAGCCCTTGGGCACGGTTGGATGCTCCACATAATAGCGTGATCCGAGCAGCCCCCGTTCTTCGGCGCCGTGAAACACGATCAACGCCGACCGTTTCCCTGGTTGTTTGGCAAAGGCGCGGCCAATGGCCATGGTAGCTACGCACCCACTGGCGTTATCGTCGGCACCGTTCCAGATCGAATCACCCGCTACCGCCCGACGTACGCCATCGTGGTCCTGGTGAGTGCTGAACAGCACATACTCATCTTTGAGCTTGGGATCGGTGCCCGGCACTTTGGCAACAATATTAACCGACGGGTAATTGAAACTCTCGACGTTAACGACGTTTGTAAACTGCTGATTCGGCTGTTTGATCCAGTCCAGCGCACTGGCCGGAAGCCATACGGTGGGAGCCTGTGAGAAAACGCGGGTATTCGGTCCGCCCGGCAGATCATAGCGGCCACGCTCAAGGCCCGTTGTCCAGCGATCGAAATAGAACTGTGCCTCTTTATCGGAAACCCAGATCACGGCCAACGCACCAGCTTTAACCAGTTCTGCCGCCCGGCGGTTCATCGTACCGAACAAAAACCGGCGATAGCTCAACTCTGCCGGGGCCGAGCCCGAAAACTCGATGGCTACCGCTTTTCCTTTTACGTCTACGTTAGCCATTTCTGCGGGCGACCCTTTGCCGACGAACACCAGTGGCGCATCGACCGACGCAATGGCGGGAGCCAGAATGAACGCATCCTGACCGTGGACGAGCTGGTGCGAGCCGATGGTCAACCGGCTGGTTTCGGTTATGCGCGTGCGCTGAATGTGGAAGAACTGAAAAAACGTACCGTCGTCGCCTGCGGGTTGTAGCCCCATTGCCCGAAGCTGATCGGCGATCCAGACGGATGCTTTCAACTCATCGAGTGAGCCCCCTTCACGACCCCGAAAATGATCGCCCGCCAGTGCAAAAAGATCGCGTTTTATGTCGCTTTCGTTGATGGCCGACACCGCATTGGTGGATTTAGCCTTTGACTGAGCATACCCAATCGTAGGTGATGCGAGTACAAACAAGGTTGCGACACTGGCCATAACCCGTTGAATCTGCCTGAAATTCAGATAAATCATTGTTTCGTTATACGTTGATGATTGGGTGAAAACAAATTTACGTAGAGACGCAATACCTTGCGTCTCCTGTGCGTCAGCAATTCGCAAGAATCGTTTGGTTGGAACCGATTGTAATATGTAAAAACCATCCGTGTGTAGAGACCGGACCGGCAAGGTATTACGTTTCTACACACGGAAATCGCTATCTTGGTTGCTATGAAGCAGCTCTTCCTCGTTTTGTTCCTGTTTGTTGGTCGTTTATCCGAACAATCTCTTTCGGCCCAGTCCACAAAAGTGGCACCTGATTCTGTCGCTCGCTTCGACGGGTACGTTCAACAAGCCGTGCGTGACTGGAAAGTGCCGGGGCTTACGGTGACGGTGGTTAAAGACGGTCGGGTCGTGTTCAAAAAGGGATATGGTGTTCGCGAAGTGGGGACTGCACCAAGCGAACCGGTCAATACGCAGACGCTTTTCGCTATGGCATCGACCACGAAAGCGATGACAGCGGCTTGCCTGGGTATGCTCGTCGATGAGGGCAAGCTCAACTGGGACGATCCGGTAACAGAATACCTGCCCGATTTTCAACTATATGATCCGGCGGTCACCCGTGAGTTGCGGGTACGTGACTTGCTGATTCACAATACGGGTGTCGGTAATACCGATTTTCTGTGGGCTGGCATGCAGATTCCATCTGACGAAATTCTTCACCGGTTGCGGCTCATAAAACCCGTTTACTCGTTTCGGTCGAGTTTTATCTACCAGAATATTATGTATCTGGCCGCCGGGAAGGTGATCGCAAGTGTGAGTGGAATGCCGTGGGAAACATTCATCCGCAAACGCATTTTTGAGCCATTGAACATGCGCCGGACGCAGGCTCTGTTTCGGGAGGTGACTGATGCTAACCGGGCCAAACCGCACCTTGAACTGAACGATACGGTTCGCCTGGTCAACAGCCGGCTTGAAGAAGGATTAGTCGATGCCATAGGGCCCGCCGGGTCGGTGTGGACATGCTCCGACGACGTAGCCAACTGGATGCAATGCATGCTCGACAGTGGCCGTTTTGCCGGAAAAACGCTGCTCAAGCCAGCCACGTGGGCAGAGCTGTTCAAGCCACAGACATTCGTTACGGACAGCCAGTTTTACCCGACCCAACAACTGACGAAACCGGTCTGGAAAACCTACGGCTTGGGCTGGTTTCAGCAGGATTATCGAGGACACCGGATCAATTTTCATACGGGAAGTCTCACTGGTATGACTGCCATACACGGACAGCTCCCCGACCAGAAACTGGCTGTCTATGTCCAGGCCAATCTGGATCATGCCGAACTGCGCCACGCGATCATGCTCCGGGCTTTCGACGAATTTGGGCTGGGGTCGCCCCGCGATTGGAGTGCCGAATTCCTTAAACTGTACGGCGGTATCAAACAAAAAGAGCAACTGGCCGGACGCAGAGCCGACAGCATGCGGGTGCTGCATACAAAACCATCGTTACCACTAACAGCCTATGTAGGCACTTACACCAGTCCGCTTTACGGACAGACCGAGGTGACAATCCGACAGACTACCCTGTACGTGTCATTCAATAAAGTAATGACGGGTAAGCTCGACCACTGGCATTTCGATACGTTTCGCCTAACGTATGATCAATTCTGGAATGGTACTGACCCGGTAAGCTTTACGGTAGATACGCAGGGTAAGGTAGACAAACTGCTCTGGAACGGGGCTGAGCTGGAAAAGGTGTCGGATGCATCGGGGAAATCCGTTGTGGGGGGAAAGTAGTTAGTTCGCCGTATACCAGAACCGCAGCTGCAAACTACACCGCTGACGGGTCCGGAAAGGTGGCTAGTAGCGATCAGGCGAATTGACCAGGCACGTATATCGGTTTAATCTCGTTCCTTTTGTATATTTGATGGAGTAAATTGAACTGAATACGAACCTGCTGTGGAAAGACGTAGTGCGCTTAAATCGATGGCTATGGCGGCTGGTGGTCTCATCAGCCTACCTGCCTGGGCCAGTAACTGGACTGCCGAAACAGTCGGGTTGACTCATAACTATCTCTCGTCCAGCCAGGACGAACTGCTCGCCAATATTGCCGAAACCATTATTCCGGCGACCGACACGCCGAGCGCGAAGGAGCTGAAGGTGCATCAACTGATCCAGAAAATTGTCGCGGATTGCTACGATAAACCCGCACAGGAACTGTTTCGCAATGGACTCGATGCCGTAGACGCGCAAGCGCAGAAAACCTTTGGCAAACCATTTCGTGAAGGGGATGTTGCCCAGCGTACGGCCCTACTGACGCAGTTTTCGCAGTCAGCGGAGCCAGCTCAGAAGGAGTTCTATTCGCTGGTAAAAGGGCTTACCATTCGGGGGTATCTAAACTCTGAATACGTCATGACCAATCTGACGCATTACCAGATGGTTCCCGGTTACTATCATGGCTGCGTGCCCGTTGTTGCCAAAGCCGTTTCTCCAACTAAATAACGGGGTCCGGGACGTTAGCCAGCGGACGTGCGAATCGTCAATGGCCAGCGTTCAACAGTCCCTTTCGATTATCCTTTCAATATGGCAAATCTGAATATTGACGCCAACGCACAAAATACCTACGATGCGATCGTAATCGGTTCCGGTATCAGTGGCGGCTGGGCAGCTAAAGAATTAACCGGTAAAGGCTTACGCACGCTCGTTCTGGAACGGGGTCGCGATGTCCGGCACGTGACGGATTACCCAACGACAATGATGCAGCCCTGGGAGTTTGATCACCGGGGACAGCTCACCAAAGAAGTCAAAGATGCTAACCCGATTATCAGTAAGTGCTACGCTTTTTACGAAGGGTCACAGCAGTTTTTCGTGAAAGACGCCGAGCATCCGTACATCCAGGAAAAACCGTTTGACTGGATACGGGGGTATCAAGTTGGTGGTAAATCGCTGATGTGGGCGCGGCAGACGCAACGGTGGAGCGACTTCGATTTTACCGGTCCCGCCCGTGATGGATTCGCTGTTGACTGGCCGATCCGGTATGCTGATCTGGCTCCCTGGTATAGCTACGTGGAGCGGTTTGCCGGTATTACGGGCAACAAAGATGGTCTGGATACGCTGCCCGATGGTGAGTTTTTGCCTCCGCACGAATGGAACTGCGTGGAGAAACACTTTCAGAAACAGGTAGCCAGTAAATATAAAGATCGGCATGTGATTATGGGCCGGGCGGCTCACATTACCAAGCCACAACCGGTTCACCTCCAGCAGGGTCGGGGCCAATGCCAGCACCGGACTATTTGTGAGCGGGGGTGTCCATACGGGGGTTATTTCAGCAGCAATTCCTCGACAATTCCCTGGGCGGCTAAAACGGGCAAAATGACCCTGCGTCCTGATTCGGTCGTGCACTCGATCATCTACGACGAGAAACTGGGTCGGGCAACGGGCGTTCGAATCATCGATGCGAACACGAAGCAAATGAAAGAATACTACGCCCGCATCATCTTCCTGAACGCGGCTGCGCTGAATTCAAATCTGGTCTTGTTAAACTCG of Spirosoma agri contains these proteins:
- a CDS encoding serine hydrolase — its product is MKQLFLVLFLFVGRLSEQSLSAQSTKVAPDSVARFDGYVQQAVRDWKVPGLTVTVVKDGRVVFKKGYGVREVGTAPSEPVNTQTLFAMASTTKAMTAACLGMLVDEGKLNWDDPVTEYLPDFQLYDPAVTRELRVRDLLIHNTGVGNTDFLWAGMQIPSDEILHRLRLIKPVYSFRSSFIYQNIMYLAAGKVIASVSGMPWETFIRKRIFEPLNMRRTQALFREVTDANRAKPHLELNDTVRLVNSRLEEGLVDAIGPAGSVWTCSDDVANWMQCMLDSGRFAGKTLLKPATWAELFKPQTFVTDSQFYPTQQLTKPVWKTYGLGWFQQDYRGHRINFHTGSLTGMTAIHGQLPDQKLAVYVQANLDHAELRHAIMLRAFDEFGLGSPRDWSAEFLKLYGGIKQKEQLAGRRADSMRVLHTKPSLPLTAYVGTYTSPLYGQTEVTIRQTTLYVSFNKVMTGKLDHWHFDTFRLTYDQFWNGTDPVSFTVDTQGKVDKLLWNGAELEKVSDASGKSVVGGK
- a CDS encoding GMC oxidoreductase, which codes for MANLNIDANAQNTYDAIVIGSGISGGWAAKELTGKGLRTLVLERGRDVRHVTDYPTTMMQPWEFDHRGQLTKEVKDANPIISKCYAFYEGSQQFFVKDAEHPYIQEKPFDWIRGYQVGGKSLMWARQTQRWSDFDFTGPARDGFAVDWPIRYADLAPWYSYVERFAGITGNKDGLDTLPDGEFLPPHEWNCVEKHFQKQVASKYKDRHVIMGRAAHITKPQPVHLQQGRGQCQHRTICERGCPYGGYFSSNSSTIPWAAKTGKMTLRPDSVVHSIIYDEKLGRATGVRIIDANTKQMKEYYARIIFLNAAALNSNLVLLNSTSNRFPNGLGNDSGVLGKYVAFHNYRAGISAQYDGNLDSTTDGRRPNSPYIPRFRNVHKQETDFLRGYAAGFSAGRSSRSNQEGIGADLKQNLLNPELGGWYVGSHMMGETIPKETNYVALDKAQKDPFGIPQLKISIAYDDNDEKMIKDYQEQMTEMFTAAGFTNIRVRDDHRNPGLDIHEMGGVRMGKDSKTSMLNKWNQLHAVKNVFVTDGSSMTSTSTQNPSLTYMAMSARSVDYAVKAMKKGLV
- a CDS encoding gluconate 2-dehydrogenase subunit 3 family protein — translated: MAMAAGGLISLPAWASNWTAETVGLTHNYLSSSQDELLANIAETIIPATDTPSAKELKVHQLIQKIVADCYDKPAQELFRNGLDAVDAQAQKTFGKPFREGDVAQRTALLTQFSQSAEPAQKEFYSLVKGLTIRGYLNSEYVMTNLTHYQMVPGYYHGCVPVVAKAVSPTK
- a CDS encoding DUF3300 domain-containing protein; its protein translation is MRAFSQLVSTKTLLFAAGLLVVGWQSASAQTTETDQQPAVGMDQSIVSGIAPYRDDVRRSILLVSEQPQVLASLAQQRASSQQAFTNQIQSYGQTKQGWFYDLSRYPDVVHALATLPMGSSESTVNQLTKAMPAELQQSAWKVYRHHYGDLVQVDNLNQQAQQAFDALIEPLDVTTQRAFRELIDMPDVLTQLTDQIDKTARLGEAYRANPDQVMNELTALHDSLTVQNQQELADYQNQLKNDPQATQELQQAGQAYAKANGYTGGINPNPAWVNSTAYYQNPYPFWFGYPYWYTSPMWYPSAWWYGTGFYYGLGGNMVVFGLPSLGFSNWFFGRGNIAYPHLYNRFNTYYSHNIGEHRIWTAGNAGFMSAAHRAFGPPTGNARANWLTNAGQYNRPRTWTNMSRGTIGGGYQNANAGSYHAQSWGGARSFSGGGFGGGGFHGGGGFHGGGRR
- a CDS encoding serine hydrolase domain-containing protein, with product MTSPRFRKLPLFAFALVTLMACHRQPSTSSVYFPPKGNNWTHLSPEKAGMDAALLEQAVAFAKTQETTQMTPNFSTQEAIFGKLLGPMPGSRAATNGIVLRHGYIVAEWGDTQQPDPTYSVAKSVLSTVAGITVERGMIADVHDPVAKLIHDGGYDSEQNKNITWENHLQQTSEWEGTLWGKNSDFVGKEAFGKGERKPRTLQKPGTYYEYNDVRINRMALSLLRLWKKPLPNVVRDEIMNPIGASNSWRYVTYPNAVADIDGKSMPSVSGGTRWGGGLWINARDEARFGLLFLRQGRWEDRQLVSPAWVKQATTPSPFGPDYGYLWWLNTGTSQTGKKAWPDAPTTSFAAIGAGSNTIWVDPEHDIVIVWRWHNGNPNELIKRVLAAVKK
- a CDS encoding MGH1-like glycoside hydrolase domain-containing protein, with translation MPTAERERIYERADNKGWKKWGPYLSERAWGSVREDYSPYGDAWNYVTHDMARSRAYRWGEEGIGGISDNKGHICFALGFWNHKDNIIKERLFGLSGPEGNHGEDVKELYYYLDSTPTHSYMKMLYKYPQQEFPYNRLVIETSRRGRQEPEFELLDTGIFDNDEYFDIFIEYAKSDQNDWLAKITVHNRSAEVAPLTILPTLWFRNTWAWGYEQYNARPMLNGIGNKQIEVNHKQLGKYKLYCEDADALLFCDNDTNTDRLYGRPNVAKYPKDAINNFIISGGKKSFINPNQIGTKASAQYVRQVPAGGSVTIRLRFSDQTLLSQPFGDFDEIWNKRLDEADAFFADLQKNVTDPELLAIQRQAYAGMLWNKQFYYYNVNEWLKGDPKMPVPFQGRVYARNENWRHMYTANILSMPDKWEYPWFAAWDLAFHTLTLARLDPHFAKRQLAVILREYYMHPNGQIPAYEWNFSDVNPPVHAWATWKVYEIDRDLNGVGDVAFLERAFHKLLLNFTWWVNRKDVSGNNIFGGGFLGLDNIGVFDRSQPLPMGGRIEQADGTGWMAMYTLNMLRIACEISLTRPSYQDMASKFFEHFLHIASAMNNLGKQNISLWDEVDQFYYDVLHTPDQNARLLKIRSMVGLIPLFAVEILDEDLLSRLPDFKRRVEWVLTNRPDLASLISRWHEPGKGETHLLSLLRGHRMKMILKRMFDETEFLSDYGIRALSKYHEQTPYQFELNSEIFQVRYVPAESEMSMFGGNSNWRGPIWFPVNFLLIDSLLKFYQYYGDDFEVEYPTNSGQVMSVKDATVQVAERLINIFRRGADGRIPAYGFDEKMQHDKNFQGLYLFYEYFHGDNGAGLGANHQTGWTGLVADLIEYWYKYQPANMLTTGTEK
- a CDS encoding M28 family peptidase, producing the protein MIYLNFRQIQRVMASVATLFVLASPTIGYAQSKAKSTNAVSAINESDIKRDLFALAGDHFRGREGGSLDELKASVWIADQLRAMGLQPAGDDGTFFQFFHIQRTRITETSRLTIGSHQLVHGQDAFILAPAIASVDAPLVFVGKGSPAEMANVDVKGKAVAIEFSGSAPAELSYRRFLFGTMNRRAAELVKAGALAVIWVSDKEAQFYFDRWTTGLERGRYDLPGGPNTRVFSQAPTVWLPASALDWIKQPNQQFTNVVNVESFNYPSVNIVAKVPGTDPKLKDEYVLFSTHQDHDGVRRAVAGDSIWNGADDNASGCVATMAIGRAFAKQPGKRSALIVFHGAEERGLLGSRYYVEHPTVPKGSIVAVLNAEMIGRNAPDSAAILGQQPPHRNSTDLVNAALAVNQSDAHFKLDTLWDKPEHPEGWYFRSDHLPYARANVPAIAFTTLLHPDYHTPKDEPDRINTAKVTRIAKWIYLTGWDIANRPQRVRVDEGFKLER